The Deinococcota bacterium DNA window GCTTATAAAATACGCACCTACGCCGACAACCTTGTGTGCATTGGCTGGTGACGCCACAGGGTAATTGTCAGCTCCAGGATCGCCATGGTTACCATTTGCGGCAATGACTATCTTGCCGGCATCAAAAGCACGGTCGGCAGTAAGTGAAACGTTACAACTTTGCCCACATCGAAACTGCATTTCTGCGACAATTATGCTACCACCGTATTGAATTACTCTCTCGAATGCTATAACCGCAGCGCTAGTAGAGCCGAGACAGGTACTCGTTGAGTACATATTCAAGCTAATCAATGGAATCGCGGTCACGCCGCGGTATTTGTTTCCCAAATTATTATTGCCAGTAATAATACCAGCACTAGAAGTACCGTGATTGCACGGATCGCGCCAGTTCGTCACCTTTTGACAGTCAGTTCCATTAAAGCAATCATAATGAACATGGTCATGGTACAATGGAGGTGTAGAAGGATGTTGCAGTAGAGTATGTGATTTCCGAAAGCCAGTATCAATTAGTGCAATATATCCATATTGCCTACCTAAATCGAAGTACCAGTTACTGTTAATAAGTGCCCGACCATCAGCTACGGTTGCTGGTGGTGAAATGAAGAGCTCTGGCTGAATGTAAAGCACATCTTGTCGGGTTAACAGCGAAGCTACATTTTCCAAAGGCATTTCAACAACAATCGACTTAATAAGCCAAAATGTCTGTACAACTTTAGCATTGTATTGTCTATTGAGCTCTCTGCTCAGACGTTCGTAGTCTGCGGCTCGACTTTCTTGGATTTGCCTTATTAATTCTTCATTACGGGTTATCACCCTACGATTTGATTCCGATTCTGGCGATTCTTGCGCATCTAGTTGGGGAAAGCGAGGAATTTGAATATCATCGCGAAAATTAATAATAATTCGCTCTGTTTCGCGAATACCTTGGGTCGACAGATTATTTATACGTTCTTTAAGTAAAGGATGAATGCGTTCCGGCAGTTGTTCTTGGTATCTATCCTCCTTGAAATCTGTATCCAAAAGTCCATAAGAAAATACGCTTGGAGAAAGCTCACTAACATCTGTACCTATTATCTCTCCGTTCCTAATTTCGGCAGTGTATAAATAATTGAAAGGATCTTCCTTTTCCTCGGGGAAAGTAGAGAAATTCATTAGATCAATAGGCTCAAGTTTGTCGATAGATGTTCGACTGTTTTGACAAGAGGTGAGCAACAAAATCAGGATAAGGAGCGCTAAGTGTTTAGATGCACGATCTCGAATAGGATGCTTCGTCATAGACATTACTCTCCTCCTCCAAGCTTGTATAGCATTTGCGCCTAAAGCTAGTGATATAGATAAACAGTAGTGGCTTTTTACCCCTTTCTTTTAATCTCATTTTTCTATAATATTTTTAACTTCTTAGAAAAATGTGAGCAAGTTTTGTAATATACCTCATGGTTCCGTAATGATAAACTCATTGCCAACTCATTTCACTTGGTTTTCAGACTGCACGTTTCAAGTACCCCCTTTTGTCAAGACCCCATTTTGAATCATGCCTTCAAGTTAGGATATGAAGCGACGTGAAGATTCTGGCCATTGCCGACGAGGTGTCGCCGATCATCTACTCGGAAAACTTTCCGAAGAACCTGCCGCCTTTCGACCTGGTTCTGAGCGCCGGCGATATGCCCGGCTACCTGCTCGAGTTCGTCGCCACCAAGGTGCAGGTGCCGGTGCTCTACGTGCTCGGCAACCACGGCGACGGCTACCTGCGCGACCCCGAGGGAAAAAAGCATCTGCCCGGCGGCTGCGTCAACGTCCACGGCCGCGTGCTCGAGGTGGGTGGGCTCATCGTCGCCGGCTTCGAGGGCAGCGCCCGCTACCGGCCGGGAGCCCACCAGTACGGCGAGGCTGAGATGAGCATGATGACCTACCGCTTGGCGCCCAAGCTGCTCTTCAACAAGTGGCGTTACGGCCGGGCGGTGGACGTTCTCCTCAGCCACGCCCCGCCCAAGGGGCCGCACGAGGGCGACGACTACCCCCACCGCGGGTTTCCAGCCTTCAACCGCTTCGCGGCGCGCTGGCGGCCCAAGCTGCATGTCCACGGCCACGTCCACCTCCAGGGCGCCAACGCCCCCAGGGAGTACCTGAGCTTAGAGGGCGTGCGCGTCGTCAACGGCTACGACTTTACGCTCATCGACCTCGAGCACGGGCCAGGCGAGGCGCGCGACCCGAGGAAGCGGCCAGCATCTGACCAGACGGGCTGAGCAGACGGGCTGACGAGATGGGCTGACGGCTACTCTGTAACCCTT harbors:
- a CDS encoding metallophosphoesterase, whose translation is MKILAIADEVSPIIYSENFPKNLPPFDLVLSAGDMPGYLLEFVATKVQVPVLYVLGNHGDGYLRDPEGKKHLPGGCVNVHGRVLEVGGLIVAGFEGSARYRPGAHQYGEAEMSMMTYRLAPKLLFNKWRYGRAVDVLLSHAPPKGPHEGDDYPHRGFPAFNRFAARWRPKLHVHGHVHLQGANAPREYLSLEGVRVVNGYDFTLIDLEHGPGEARDPRKRPASDQTG
- a CDS encoding S8 family serine peptidase, with product MSMTKHPIRDRASKHLALLILILLLTSCQNSRTSIDKLEPIDLMNFSTFPEEKEDPFNYLYTAEIRNGEIIGTDVSELSPSVFSYGLLDTDFKEDRYQEQLPERIHPLLKERINNLSTQGIRETERIIINFRDDIQIPRFPQLDAQESPESESNRRVITRNEELIRQIQESRAADYERLSRELNRQYNAKVVQTFWLIKSIVVEMPLENVASLLTRQDVLYIQPELFISPPATVADGRALINSNWYFDLGRQYGYIALIDTGFRKSHTLLQHPSTPPLYHDHVHYDCFNGTDCQKVTNWRDPCNHGTSSAGIITGNNNLGNKYRGVTAIPLISLNMYSTSTCLGSTSAAVIAFERVIQYGGSIIVAEMQFRCGQSCNVSLTADRAFDAGKIVIAANGNHGDPGADNYPVASPANAHKVVGVGAYFISSGDTPSYQSRGPAEDGRIKPDIQAPTSTQTASSTNDTALRTFGGTSGSTPYAAGAAALVRNFLDYQGHGANDPGYTYAFLISSGQNTPPFNNTTGAGHLRLHGSYNFGGYNFVGWGKVSVGRGQIVNIPINLSSTGYKSVKAGLWWPESVSQSHNNIDLYLVDPNGVVRASSTEGPSVFERAQVNGSIISGSWTLRIRGTDVPTGSQTVYYVGGGAQ